In Spinacia oleracea cultivar Varoflay chromosome 5, BTI_SOV_V1, whole genome shotgun sequence, a single window of DNA contains:
- the LOC130461354 gene encoding uncharacterized protein yields the protein MGGLGIRCLSDLNKAYLMKQVWRMKHNPQLLVSKVYSAKWPFNLDIGRKVSFHGKVLSWGLRGLRRAENRIIEGCAWKIGNGRSVSAGGDKWVNGCVPIFSSNVTLAQARNWKVRDFINQGSGGWKEPLIRQSFSFDSVVAISAMENPNIEEHDFLFWASHPSGNLSIKSAYAFLQLSQGLGEPRHSTVKWKDFYKILWRIPSLPKWKFFLWRISYEGLAVKDQLSLRGIDISLSCEECGDPLESMDHLFRFSLYSMDGIKSTRIIFFMVTLWELWVARNNRVFRNEVMNVRSILDNISCSMELHVRVQSGNLVNLAFLHPPELTNSPPPGFHLASIGYAFSISRLHIGRGGSDFGSIDSATHAEALACSACLSWASARGFSNIVIFTDYFNLVSMLQGKSLQDIGLKWTIQQLVSKGASFHSCVIYKVDREIIAVAHQKAQLGLHLAISSSDVF from the exons ATGGGGGGTCTTGGCATTAGGTGTTTGTCGGATTTGAACAAGGCATATTTAATGAAGCAGGTATGGAGAATGAAGCATAATCCTCAGTTATTGGTTTCTAAAGTTTATTCAGCAAAATGGCCCTTTAATTTGGATATAGGTAGAAAGGTTTCATTTCATGGTAAGGTTCTATCTTGGGGTTTAAGAGGTCTTCGAAGAGCAGAGAATAGAATTATTGAAGGTTGTGCGTGGAAGATAGGGAATGGGAGAAGTGTTTCAGCGGGAGGGGATAAATGGGTAAATGGTTGTGTACCCATTTTTTCTTCAAATGTTACTCTAGCACAAGCTCGGAATTGGAAGGTGCGAGATTTTATTAATCAAGGTTCAGGAGGGTGGAAGGAGCCACTTATTAGACAATCATTTTCTTTTGACAGTGTAGTGGCAATTTCAGCTATGGAAAATCCTAATATTGAGGAGCATGATTTTTTGTTTTGGGCTTCTCATCCGTCAGGTAATCTTTCAATCAAATCTGCCTATGCGTTTCTTCAACTTTCACAAGGATTAGGAGAACCGCGTCATTCTACGGTCAAATGGAAAGACTTTTACAAAATACTATGGCGTATTCCTTCTCTTCCAAAGTGGAAATTCTTTCTGTGGAGGATTTCTTACGAAGGTTTGGCGGTCAAGGACCAACTAAGTCTAAGAGGTATTGACATTTCGTTAAGTTGTGAGGAGTGTGGTGATCCATTAGAATCGATGGATCATTTATTTCGTTTTT CTCTTTATAGCATGGATGGAATTAAGAGTACAAGAATAATCTTCTTCATGGTTACTCTGTGGGAATTATGGGTAGCTCGTAATAATAGGGTTTTTAGGAATGAGGTTATGAATGTTCGGTCTATTTTAGACAATATCTCTTGTTCAATGGAGTTACATGTGCGGGTCCAAAGTGGGAACTTGGTTAACCTTGCTTTCCTTCATCCGCCGGAGTTGACTAACTCCCCTCCTCCGGGTTTTCATTTGGCATCTATTGGTTATGCTTTTTC CATATCTCGTCTTCATATAGGAAGGGGGGGTTCTGATTTTGGTTCTATAGATTCCGCTACTCATGCAGAGGCCTTGGCTTGTagtgcttgcctttcttgggcttCGGCTAGAGGTTTTTCTAATATAGTTATCTTCACGgattattttaatttagtttCTATGTTGCAAGGGAAATCATTGCAGGATATTGGGCTCAAGTGGACGATTCAACAGCTTGTGAGCAAAGGTGCAAGTTTTCACTCATGTGTGATTTACAAGGTTGATAGGGAGATAATTGCAGTTGCTCATCAGAAAGCTCAGCTTGGCTTGCATCTAGCAATTTCTTCTTCGGACGTGTTTTAG